From the genome of Leptodactylus fuscus isolate aLepFus1 chromosome 1, aLepFus1.hap2, whole genome shotgun sequence, one region includes:
- the LOC142218520 gene encoding uncharacterized protein LOC142218520 yields MAQPRTLLLTVSNDGTMRIGLPPKHLQDSYHDRAVVIGKLENVRHVICSPEGELFCVRGADLYRGPLPSTEGVDWFSMARRVGRGEWDRIGFLFFHPNGELYSITYQGEFYKGPQPDNENIPWMYEQATKIGTEWYPCIMVAKITIKIGLQGFDQLFFDPDGVLYAITGDDKLVKGNPPTEQEYDEWLRTTTLVGEGGWAGFFRFILFSPKGKLWSVDREKGNIYSGFIPDDGKYIDNAEHLGWDYHEFQFLCFTKDKTIRNIISFDFLPEQGQRVSETPEVIEEKIYDNRESSTILKHTFMFDKTVKASSSFSHEHGFTFAVGASLTFKAGIPCISETEARVSMNLSTTNTWKFTETNETEVKFSSKSDVEVSPGKAIRVVASVVKADLIVPYQARVGTLFGAETEVTGTWNGATHYNLMVKQKDYNK; encoded by the exons ATGGCCCAACCAA ggactCTCTTACTGACCGTCAGTAACGATGGCACCATGAGGATCGGTCTGCCGCCAAAACATCTTCAAGACAGCTATCATGACCGGGCTGTAGTGATAGGAAAACTGGAGAATGTCCGCCATGTTATCTGCAGTCCAGAAGGAGAGCTGTTCTGTGTCCGGGGCGCAGATCTCTACAGGGGGCCACTGCCATCAACGGAAGGTGTCGACTGGTTTTCTATGGCCAGAAGAGTTGGTAGAGGCGAATGGGACAGAATTGGGTTTCTTTTCTTTCACCCAAATGGAGAATTGTACAGTATAACCTACCAGGGAGAGTTCTACAAAGGTCCACAACCGGACAATGAAAACATACCTTGGATGTATGAACAAGCCACAAAAATTGGTACTGAATGGTATCCCTGCATTATGGTTGCCAAGATAACTATTAAGATAG GTTTGCAGGGTTTTGATCAATTATTCTTTGACCCTGATGGGGTTCTCTATGCGATCACCGGTGATGACAAACTTGTCAAAGGAAATCCTCCAACAGAACAAGAATATGATGAGTGGCTGAGGACAACTACGCTGGTTGGCGAAGGCGGCTGGGCTGGTTTCTTccgttttattttgttttctccTAAAGGAAAACTATGGAGTGTAGACAGGGAGAAAGGAAACATTTATAGCGGATTCATACCAGACGACGGGAAATATATAGACAACGCAGAGCATCTGGGGTGGGACTACCATGAGTTTCAGTTCCTCTGTTTCACAAAAGACAAGACCATCCGCAATATCATAAGCTTTGACTTTCTCCCTGAACAAGGACAAAGAGTTTCCGAGACTCCGGAAGTGATCGAGGAGAAAATCTATGACAACAGAGAAAGCAGCACCATATTAAAGCACACCTTCAT GTTTGATAAAACAGTGAAGGCTTCCAGCTCCTTCTCCCATGAACATGGATTTACATTTGCAGTTGGGGCTTCGCTCACATTTAAAGCCGGGATACCATGTATTTCTGAGACTGAGGCGAGAGTGTCAATGAATCTGAGCACCACCAACACCTGGAAATTCACAGAAACCAATGAGACTGAG GTGAAATTCTCATCGAAGTCAGACGTGGAGGTCTCTCCTGGCAAAGCCATACGAGTGGTGGCATCAGTGGTCAAAGCAGATCTTATTGTGCCGTACCAGGCCAGGGTCGGGACCCTCTTTGGGGCTGAGACCGAAGTTACTGGCACCTGGAATGGAGCTACACATTATAATCTGATGGTCAAACAGAAGGATTATAACAAATAG